DNA from Sphingomonas psychrotolerans:
CAAATGGTCGCTGGTCACGGTGATCGGGATCACCTTTCTGGGGCTGATCGGGGTGATGTGGCTGGAGCTGGTCGGCGGGATGAGCCCGGTGCTGCCAGTGGCGCTGCTGATCGTCGGCTCGAACGGGATCATCGCGATCGTGCTGCCCTACACTGCCGAGAGCTTCCCGATGCGCGTGCGCGGGCGGGCGACCGGCTGGGTGGCGGCGTGCACCAAGGCCGGCGGCGTGCTCGCGCAATTGCTGTCGATCACGGCGCTGGTGCCGGCGATGGGCTGGGCTGCGGCGGCGATCCTGGTGCCGACCCTCGTCGCGCTCGCTTTGGTCGCGTGGTTCGGGCGCGAGACCCGCGGCGCCGATCTGCGGCAGCTCGACCAGGCGATGGACGCGTCGCCGATTTGATTGATTTGGGTTAAATTGCAGTCTGTTGGCGGCCCTTACAGGTCGTTTGCGGGAACCATCGGGCGGGCCTGCCGGTTTGAATACCGGCAGGAGAGCATACCAACATGGCTACACGTCCGAGCGATTTCGCAAATGATGCGGGTTCGCAATTTCTAACCGACAGCTTTCAACGGGGCCTCGCGCACTGGAATCGCGAGCGGCTCGAGCCCGGCTTTCCCAGCCATGACTGGAGCCGGATATTCGAACGCGACATCAAGATGCAGCGGCTCGAAGGGGCTTTCCTTGAAGAGCTTCGCGCCGAAGTGGCCGACGAGGCCGCTGCGGCGCCGACCGATGTCGAGGGCTTCATCGCGTGGTTCGAAGGGTTGAAGGAGCGCGGGCCCGGGCAGGGTGACCCGCTGTTCCCGTGGCTCGCCGAAGAAGCGAACCGCGACGAATTACGCTGGTTCTTCGAGCAGGAGGCCGCGGGCGAGGCCGGGTTCGACGATCTGGTGGCGATGACGCAGGTCAAGCTGCCGGTCCGCCCCAAGCTCGAGCTCGCGCGCAATTATTGGGACGAGATGGGCCATGGCACTGCCAAGGGCATGCACGGCCCGATGCTCGATGCGCTGGTCGAGACGCTCGCAGTCGAGCCGGTGATCGAAAAGACCGTGTGGGAGAGCCTGAGCCTTGCCAATGCGATGACTGCGATGGCGACTAACCGGCGCTATGCATGGCATTCGGTCGGCGCGCTGGGTGTGGTTGAGCTGACTGCGCCGGGGCGCTCGGCGCTGGTTGCCGAAGGGCTCAAGCGTGTCGGGCTGACGCCGAAGGAAGCCCGGTACTTCACGCTCCACGCAGTGCTCGACGTCAAGCATAGCGAGGACTGGAACCGCGAGGCGATCAGGCCCGCGGTCGAAGAGGATCCGCGCCGCGCGACGGCGATGGCCGAGGGCGCGCTGATCCGGCTCAAATGCGGCGCACGCTGTTTCGAGGCGTATCGCGCGCGACTATGGGGCTGACGCTGAGCGAAATCACGCGGTAACATCTCCCCGCCACGGCGTGGCGGATGGAGGTGGTGCGGATGCGTGGTGTGATCGGGATGCTGGCGGCGACTTTGCTGGCCGGGTGTGCGGGGCGCGTCGCCGAGCCGGGTGCTGCGCCCGCAACGGCGCCAGTCTCGGTCCAGATCATCGCGTTCAACGATTTCCATGGCAATCTGGAGGCCGGCAAGCTGGCGGTGGATATACCGGGTGACGGCGGCGTCATGCGCGTGCCCGCCGGCGGCGCCGCCTATTTCGCCTCAGCGGTGGCCAAGCTGCGCGCGGGGCATCCGAATAGCGTAACCGTCTCGGCAGGCGACATGATCAGCGCAAGTCCGCTGGTCTCGTCGATGTTCCTCGACGAGCCGACGATCCACGCGATGAACCTGATCGGAGTTGATTTCAACGCCGTCGGCAATCACGAATTCGATCGCGGCCAGAAGGAACTACTCCGTCTCCAGAACGGCGGCTGCGAGAAGAACACCAAGCGCGTGCCCTGCGCGATCGAGCCGTTCGAGGGCGCGGGGTTCCGGTATCTCGCCGCCAATGTCGCCAAGGATGACGGCGGCACGCTGTTCCCCAGCTATGGCATCCGCAGCTTCGGTAAGGGCACGCGGCAGGTTCGCGTGGCGTTCATCGGCATGACGCTGAAGGGCACATCGACCTTGGTGATGGCGAGCGGCGTCGCGGGGCTGAACTTCGAGGACGAGGCGGATACCGTCAATGGGCTGGTACCCAAGCTCAAGGCCGAAGGCGCCGACGCGATCGTCGTGCTGATCCATCAGGGCGGCTACAGCAAGCTGGCCTTCGACGCGAACAGCTGTGAGGGCATGACCGGCGACATCTTGCCCGTCTTGCAGCGGCTCGATCCGCGCGTCGATCTCGTCGTCTCCGGCCATACCCACAACGCCTATGTCTGCGACTATGGCAGCGTGGATGCGACCCGGCCGCTGCTGCTGACCAGCGCGGGATATGGCGGGACTTTGCTGACCGACATCCGCCTCGATATCGATCCGGTGGCGGGCCGCGTCGTGGCGAAGCGCGCCAACAATGTGCTCGTCCAGGGCGAGGCGTTCACCGGCGCCAAAGGACCGGTGCCGATCAGCGAGCGCTATGCGCGATTCGTCCCCGAGCCGCGGGTGGCGGCTTTGGTCGCGCGCTATGCGGCGGCGACGAAAAGCTATGCCGAGCGGCCGATCGGCCGGCTGACCGCGCCGGCGCCGCGCACCGACGAGGACATGCGCGAACAAGTGCTCGGCAATCTGATCGCCGACGCCCAGCTCGCCGCGACGGCGTCGCCCGCAAATGGCGGCGCCGAGATCGCGCTGATGAACGCGGGCAGTGCCCGCGTATCGCTCACCCCGCGTGCCGACGGGACGATCACGTTCGGCGACATCTATGCCGCGCAGCCCTTCGGCAACACGCTCGTGATCAAGAGCCTGACCGGCAAACAATTGCGCGCGGTGCTCGAGCAGCAATTCGACGAAAACAAAGCGGGCGGGCGCAATTTGCTGTTGGTCTCACGCGGCTTCGGCTTCGGCTATGACCTTGGCAAGCCGGTGGGGCAGCGGGTGGTGGATCCGCGGCTGAACGGCGCGCCAATCACGGACGATCGCGTCTATCGGGTGGTGGTCAGCAACTTCCTCGCCAATGGCGGCGACGGTTTCACCACGCTGGCCGGGGGCGAGGAATTGCTGACCGGGGTGGCCGATCTCGACGCGCTCGAGGCGTATTTTGCGAGCGGGCCGGTGACGCCTCCGGCCACCGATCGCACCAAGGACCTGACACTGCGCAATTAGGTCTGCCGTGCTCCTGCGAAAGCAGGAGCCCAGAGTTACTAAGGACGTCGCTTGTGATTCTCGGTGCTCCTGCTTTCGCAGGAGCACCGAGACAATTTAGACCGCCTGCAGCGCCTCTTCGAAGTCGGCGATCAGATCGTCGGCGTCCTCGACTCCGATCGAGATGCGGACGAGGTTGTCGGTGATCCCCAACGCCTGCTTGCGCGCTTCGGGTACCGACAGATGGGTCATGCCCGCAGGGTGGCTGGCCAGCGTCTCGGTGCCGCCCAGACTGACCGCGAGCTTGGCGATCTTGAGGCTGTCGAGGAACGCGAACGCCTCCTTCTCGCCGCCCTTCAGATAGAGCGAGAAGGTCGAGCCGGCGCCGGTGCAATGGCGGTTGTAGATGTCGGCCTGGCGGCTGCCCTCTTCGAGGAAGCCGAGATAGCCGACATGCTCCACCTTGGGATGGGTGCGAAGGAATTCGCAGACCTTGACCGCATTCTCGCCCGCACGGCTCATGCGCAGTTCGAGCGTTTCGAGGCTGCGCAGCAGCATCCACGCGGTGTGGGGATCGCAGATCGTGCCGATCGTGTTGCGCATCAGCCGGATCGTGTTGATGTGCTCCTTCGAGCCGAGCACGCCGCCTGCGACCAGATCCGAATGGCCGCCGGCATATTTGGTGAGCGAATAGACGACGATGTCGGCGCCCTGCTTGAGCGGCTGCGCCCACAGCGGGCCGAGAAAGGTATTGTCGATCGCGATCGGCGGCTTGGCGCCTTTGAAGATCGCGTCGCGGCTCGCCGCGACGGCCTCGACATCGACCAATGCATTGGTCGGGTTGGCCGGCGATTCGAGATAGATCAAGGCGACGTTGCCGCTCGCGGCCCGGTTCAGCACCGCGTCGATTTCCGGGCGCGTCGCGCCGGCGGGGAAATCGAGCCAGTGCACGCCGAAGCGGCCGAGGATGCGCGCGATCAGCGTCTCGGTCGCGGCGTAGAGCGGGCCCGAATGGACGATCGTGTCGCCCGGCTTGACCATCGACAGGAACAGGGTGGCGATCGCCGACATGCCCGAAGAGAAAGCGAGCGCGTCCTCGGCGCCTTCCCAGATGCCGAGGCGATCTTCGAGGATTTCCTGATTGGGACCGTTGAAGCGCGAATAGACGAGGCCGTCCGCGCCGCCGGGCCGCTTGCCCGTGACGCCCTCGAAGTGGCGCTTGCCCGCCGCGGCGTTGGGAAAGACGAAGGTCGAGGTCAGGAAGATCGGCGGCTTGAGCGACCCTTCCGACAGCACCGGATCATAGCCATGGCCCATCATCATCGTCGACGGCTTGAGCTCGCGCCCGCCGATCTTGTCGACGCTGGCCTTGGGACGACGCCGCGCGGTGGCGCCGGTCAGCTCGGCTTCGGTTTCGTCGGTCATGGGGCTCTCCGGATTTGTTTGATCGCTCCCTAGCCGAAGGAACGTCTCAATTGATACCAATTATCGCGATCTGGCGGCCGTAATCGGGCTCGCCGCGATGCGTCGCGCGGCGGAAGCTGTAGAAACGGTTTTCGTCGTAATAAGTGTCGAGGCCGAGCACTTCGACGGTGCGGATTCCCGCTGCGGCGAGGCGATGCGCGACATAGGCTTCGAGATCGAACTGGTGGTGCCCGGACTTGCCGTCGGCGAAGAAGCGTTCGTTGGCCGGATCGGCTTCGGCGAAGCGGCGGAAAAAGCCATCGTCGACTTCATAGCTGGCGCGGGCGATGCACGGGCCGACTGCGGCGGCGATGCGCTCGCGCCTCGCTCCGAGCGTTTCCATCAGCGCGATCGTCGAATCGGTGACGCCGCCGATCGCGCCTTTCCACCCGGCATGCGCGGCGCCGACGACTCCCGCTTGCGTGTCGGCGAGCAGCACGGGCGCGCAATCGGCGGTTAGAATGCCGAGCGCCAGCCCCGGCCGGTCAGTGACCAGGGCGTCGGCGCGCGGGCGCAGCCGCTCCTCATACGGCTCGATCACGGCGACGGCGTCGGGCGAATGCACCTGGAAGAGCGTGACGAGGCGGCCGCCGGGGAGCACCGCCTCGCTGGCGCGGCGGCGATTTTCGGCGATCAGCGCCGGATCATCGGCCGAGCCGGTACCGACGTTGAGTCCGGCGAGCATGCCGGTCGAGACGCCGCCGCGCCGCCCAAGAAAGCCGTGCGCTACGCCGTCCAGCGCGCGGGCGCGGATCACTTCGACATGGCTCACAGATCCATGCTCCAGATGCGGTCGTCATCGACATGATCGCCGACACGGAATGCATTCTTGCCGATCTCGCGAAAGCCGTAGCGCGCGTAAAAGCGCTGGGCACGATGATTGTCGACATAGACGCTGAGGACGATCCGCGCGGCGCCCCGCGCGCGGGCGGTGGCGATCGCCCAGTCCATCAGCGCCTGCGCCGCGCCGCTGCCCTTGCCGCGCTCGGCGAGATAGAGCTGGTGCAATTCGATCGCGGAAGCGTCGGGCTCGATCGGCAGCGTGACAGGGCCCAGGTGGCAATAGCCGAGCAGGCCGTCATCGTCCTCGGCAACCCGAAAGGCATTGCCGGATTTCGCGAACTCGTGCGCCCATGCGGCGGGCGTGAATTGGCCGAGAAAGGCGGCGAGATCGGCGGAGCGATAGAGATGGCCGAACGTCGCGACGAAGCTTTCGCGGTACAGCGCGTCGATCTCGGGGAGGTCGGCGGGGGTGGCGTCGCGATAGCGGATCATCGTGGCGTTCATTCGAACCCCGCCGGCACCGGCCAGCCCGGGGCGGTGAGCGCGATGACCTTGAACAATTCGCCCATCTGCTCCGGGTCGATCAGCCGGTCGCGATCCATGGCGAGCGCCTCGGCGCGATCGGGCGATGCCCTGGTGAGCGCTTCGGCGCGGGGCTCGATCCCGAGCGCCTTGAGGAACGCGCCCTGCGTGACCGGGCCATGGACGATCAGTCCCTCGAGTTCGGCGGCTTCCTTGAGCGTGGCGAAATCGACATGCGCAGTGAGGTCGGCCTCGCCGGGATGTTCGAACGGATTGGCATAGGCATGGCCGCGCACTGCCTGGAGCGTGTCGCCGATCGCCGGACCTTCATAGCCATAGTCGATGATCAGCGCCGCGCCGCCCTGCGTGAGCAATCGTGCGGCAAGGTTGCGCAGGATGGCGACGCTGGCGGGCGAGGTCTCGAGGATCGATCCCGGATCGGCGTGGAGCAAGTCGCGCGGGATGATCATGTCGAAGCTGCGGTCGCCGACGACCGGCAGGAACAAAGTGTCCTGGCAGGCGACGAGCCGCTCGCGCCAGCCCTCTCCGGTGGCGACCAGCTGGCGGATCGGCAGCGCGTCGAAGAATTCGTTGGCGACGACGAGCAGCGGCGCGTCTTCCGGCAGTCCGACCAGATCGAGATGCCATTCGGCGCCCGGCACGCGCTCGGCCTGTGCGGCGCGGAGCGTGGGGCTGTTCTCGACGAGGTCGACCGGCGGTGCGAGACCCGCCCTGGCCATGGCGCGGAGCGCATCGGCGGCAAGCGTGCCGCGTCCCGGCCCGAGTTCGACATAGCGCGCGGCCGGCCGCCCAGCGCGATCCCAGAGATCGGCGAGCCACAGCCCGATCAGCTCGCCGAACATCTGGCTGATCTCGGGCGCGGTGGTGAAGTCGCCGCGGCTGCCCAGCGGATCGCGCGTCGCATAATAATGCGTATTGGCCGCGCCCATATATTGCGAGAGCGGGATCGGCCCGGCGAGGGTGATCGCGCGGGACAGGCGTTCGGCGAGCAGCGGCGCGGCGGCGTTTTCGATGCGCTCGGCGGACGAAGCTGCGAGGGGATGATCGGGATTGGTCACACTATGTCCCTAACGCGTCGCATCCGTGCCGTCATCCCGGCGCCAGGGCTCAGGCGACGCTTTCGGATCCGGCGATCGGCTCGACGCGCTGGCGGCGGCCCTTGGCGGTGGCGATCAGATAGATGCCCCCCACGATCATCGGAATGCACAGCCACTGGCCCATGTGCAGCCCGGTGGCGTCGACCAGCCAGACGAGCTGTGCGTCGGGCTCACGGAAGAACTCGACGAAGAAGCGGCACAGGCCATAGCCGAGCACGAAGATGCCGACGAGCTTGCCGGGCTGATAGCGCGAATCGGTCCGCCAGAAGAAGAACCAGAGCACTACGAAGAGCAGCACGCCCTCGAGCCCCGCTTCGTAGAGCTGGCTGGGGTGACGGGCGGGTTCGGGCAGGCCGGTCTCGACGGTATTGCGGAAGACGACCGACCAGGGGAGGTCCGCCGGCTTGCCCCACAATTCGCCGTTCACGAAATTGGCGAGGCGGCCGAAGAACAGACCGAACGGCGCGACGCAGGCGACATAATCGTGGATTCGCAGCCAGCTCAGCCCCTGGCGCCGCGCGAGCAGGAGGATCGCGACGGTCGTGCCGATCACCCCGCCATGGAACGACATGCCGCCATCCCACAGCCGGATGATCTGCGACGGCGCTTCGACGATCATGTTGGGCGCGTAGAACAGGACATAACCGAGCCGGCCGCCGAGGATGATGCCGAGCGTCGCATAGAAGACCAGATCGTCGGCGTGGCGTCGCGCCATCGGGGCGCCGGGCTGGGCGAGCAGCTTGAGCAGATACCACCAGCCGATCAGGATGCCGGCGATATAGGCCAGCGAATACCATTTGATCTGGAAGAAGCCGAGATTGACCGCGACCGGGCTCAGCCCGAGATCCTTGAACTGGATATGATCGCTGGCGGCGGCGAGAAGGTGGAGCAGCACGGTCTTGTCGTTCCCCGGCAATCGTTCGTCGGCCTGCGATAGAGCAGCCGTGCGGTAAACCCAAGACCGCAATGGCTGGCGTAGGCGCAAGCCCCGCGATAGAGCAATGCGATGGCCCGGGACCCCAGCGCGCGCATCAGGCTCGATCGGCGGACGCTGCTGATCGGCGGCGGCGCCGGCATCGGGCTGGTCGTGGCGTGGGCGGCATGGCCGCGCACCTGGCTTCCCAATTTGACCGCGGCGCCCGGCGAAAGTCTGTTCGGCGCGTGGCTCAAGATCGGCAGCGACGGGCATGTTTCGGTCGCGGTGCCGCAATGCGAGGAAGGGCAGGGAGTCTATACCGCCTTCCCGCAGATCATCGCCGACGAGCTCGGTGCCGACTGGAAGATGGTTGGAGTCGAGCCCGCGCCACTCAATCCGCTTTATGCCAACCAACTGGCGGCGGAAGAATTGTTCGAGGCGGCGCTGGGCGAGCTCCCCGACGCGCTCCGTGCGAGCTATGTCCGGCGAACCGGGCTGTTGCTGACCGGCGCCTCGACGTCGGTGCGCAATTTCGAAGGCGAGCTGCGCCGCGCCGGCGCGGCCGCGCGCGCATTGCTGTGCAAGGCGGCGGCGAAGCGCTGGGGCGTCGACTGGCAGGCGTGCGGGACGTTCAACCACCTTGTCTTCCAGGGCAATCATAAGCTCGGCTTCGGCGCGCTCGCGGCCGAGGCGGCGGAGCAGAGCCTTCCCGACACCGTGCCGCCGCGCGTGGGCGACGAGGCGCGGCTCTATGGCCAGCCGCTGCCGCGGCTCGATGCGCCGCCCAAGGTCGACGGCAGCGCCTTGTTCGCGGCCGATATCCGGCTGGCCGACATGGTCTATGCCTCGATCCGGCAGGGGCCGGTGGGCGAGACCGGGCTGGCGCGCATCGACCGTGCCGCCGCCGACAAGATTCCCGGCATGCTCGCGGTCGTCACCACCGACGACTGGGTGGCCACCGTCGCGAACAATAGTTGGGCGGCCGATCGTGCGCTCGATTCGATGCGGCCGCGCTTCCGCACCCCCGAGCCAGTGGTCAACAGCGACTCGATCGAGCAGGCGTTGAGCGCGGCGTTCGACGGCGCGGGATCGCGCATCGCCGCGGCGGGCGATCTCGCAGCGCAGTTCCGCGGCGCGCAGCTGGTCGCGGCCGAATATCGCGTCGGGCTGGCGCTTCATGCCTCGCTCGAGCCGATGACTGCCACGGCGGTGTTTCGCGACGGGCGGGTGACCTTGTGGCTGCCGACCCAGGCGCCCGGGCTCGCGCGCGCTGCCGCGGCGCGCGCGGCGGGGGTCGCCGAGAACGACGTGATCCTCCACCCGACCATGGCCGGGGGCTCGTTCGGCGCGAAGCTCGAAACCGACGTCGCGGCGCAGGCGGCGTTGCTGGCAGTGAAGATCGGTCGGCCGGTCCAGCTGACCTGGCCGCGCGGCGAGGATTTCCGGCGCGATCGCTTCCGTCCCGCCGCGGCGGGACGGATGAGTGCACGGCTCGACCCGCAGCGCCGGCTGACCGGCTGGCTCGCCAAGATCGCCGCGCCGGCGAGCGGACGCGAGCTTGCACAACGCTTGCTTCACGGCGATGCGCTGCCGGCCGCGGCGCTGGCGCTGGGCGGGGGCGATGCGAGCGCAGTGGCGGGTGCGGTGCCGCCTTATACGATCCCCAATTTCGCAGTTGACTACCATCCCGCGACGATCGGCGTGCCGACCGGCTATTGGCGCTCGGGCGCGCATAGCTACACCTGCTTCTTCACCGAGAGCTTCCTCGACGAACTCGCGCACGTCGCCGGGCAGGACGCCTTGTCGTTCCGAATGGCGATGCTGGGCCAGCAGCCGCGGCTTGCGCGCTGCCTGCAAGTCGTGGCGCAATTGGGCGGCTGGCAGGGCGGCCAGCCGGGGAGCGGGCAGGGGATCGCCTGCCACAGCTTCCGCGGATCGCACATCGCGGTGCTCGCCGAGGCACAGTTGACCAGCGATCGGCGAGTCAAGGTCGAGCGGCTGGTCGCCGCAGTCGATTGCGGACGGATGGTGAATCCCGATCTGGTGATGCAGCAGATCGAGGGCGGATTGTTGTTCGGGCTCGCGGGCGCGGTGGGTTGCTCGACCGGGTTCACCGAGAATGTCGCCGACGTTCGCGAGATTTCCGAGCTGCGCCTGCCGACGCTCGCCGACTGCCCCGACATCACCGTCGAGCTGATCCGCAGCGGCGCCGAGCCGGGTGGGGCGAGCGAGCTGGCGGTGCCGCCGGTCGCCCCGGCGATCGCCAATGCGTTGCAGGCTGCTACAGGCGTGCGCTTCCGCCGCCTGCCTCTGTTATCGGACATCGAATGACTCCCCCCGGCGACCATCCGACGATCCCGACCCGCAAGGTCGGATTGCTCCTCGTCAACCTTGGCACGCCCGATGCGGCGGAGGCGGGCGCGGTGCGGCGCTATCTGGCCGAATTCCTGTCCGATCCGCGCGTGATCGAGATTCCGCGCTTCGTGTGGAAGCCGATCCTGCACGGCATCATCCTGCGCACCCGGCCTGCGAAGTCCGCACATGCCTATAAGCAGGTCTGGCGCGAGGACGGATCCCCGCTCGCCGCGATCACCCGCGAGCAGGCGGCGGCGCTGCAGGGTGCGTTCGGGCCGGACGTGATCGTCGATTATGCGATGCGTTATGGGCGCCCGGCGCTCGGCGACCGGCTGCGCGCGCTCAAGGCGGCGGGGTGCGAGCGCATCCTGATCGCGCCGCTCTACCCGCAATATTGCGCGGCGACGACCGCGACCGCCAACGACGCGGCATTTGCGGCGCTGGCGCAGATGCGCTGGCAGCCGGCACTGCGCACCCTGCCGCCGTATCATGACGATCCGGCTTATATCGATGCGCTGAAGACCTCGGTGGAGGCGTCGCTGGCCGCGCTTGATTTCGAGCCACAGGCGATTCTCGCCAGCTTCCACGGCATGCCGCAGCGGACGCTGGAGCTCGGCGACCCCTATCACTGCCACTGCCAGAAGACCGCGCGGCTGCTGAGCGAGGCTCTGGGGCGGGAGCTGACGATCACTTTCCAGTCGCGGTTCGGCCGCGCCAAATGGCTCGAGCCGGCGACTGATACGGTGTTGGCGGGGCTTCCGGCGAAGGGCATCACCCGGATCGCACTCGTCGCCCCGGGCTTCTCGGCGGACTGCGTCGAGACGCTCGAGGAGCTTTCGATCCGCGGCCGCGAGACCTTTGTCGCCGCCGGCGGCACCGATTTCGCGGCTTTGCCTTGTCTCAATGCAAGCCATGTCGGCGTGGCGATGCTCAAGAAGATATTGGCGCGGGAACTTGCGGGCTGGGCAGACGCTGCCTAGCGTTGCGTAACGAAAACGAAGAGAGGATGGCAGCTAATGGCACGCGTAGCGATCGTGACGGGTGGAACGCGCGGAATCGGCGAGGCGATCAGCCTTGCGCTGAAGGACGCGGGCATGACGGTCGCGGCCAACTATGCCGGCAACGACGAGAAGGCCCGGGCCTTCACCGAGCGCACCGGCATCAAGGCCTATAGATGGGACGTCGGCGATTTCGACGCCTGCGCCGCGGGCGTGGCGCAGGTCGAGGCCGAGCTCGGTCCGGTCGACGTGGTGGTCAACAATGCCGGGGTCACCCGCGACGGCACGATTCTCAAGATGAGCCGCGATATGTGGGAGGACGTGATCCGCATCAATCTGGGCGGCTGCTTCAACATGGCGCACGCGACCTTCCCCGGCATGCGCAGCCGCAAATGGGGCCGGATCGTCAATATCGGCTCGATCAACGGGCAGTCCGGGCAATATGGCCAGGTCAACTATGCCGCGGCCAAATCGGGCATTCACGGCTTCACCAAGGCGCTGGCGCAGGAAGGCGCGCGCGCCGGCGT
Protein-coding regions in this window:
- the phbB gene encoding acetoacetyl-CoA reductase, producing the protein MARVAIVTGGTRGIGEAISLALKDAGMTVAANYAGNDEKARAFTERTGIKAYRWDVGDFDACAAGVAQVEAELGPVDVVVNNAGVTRDGTILKMSRDMWEDVIRINLGGCFNMAHATFPGMRSRKWGRIVNIGSINGQSGQYGQVNYAAAKSGIHGFTKALAQEGARAGVTVNAIAPGYIDTDMVAAVPPEVLEKIVAKIPVGRLGQASEIARGVAFLCSEEAGFVTGSTLSINGGQHMY